A stretch of DNA from Nymphalis io chromosome 22, ilAglIoxx1.1, whole genome shotgun sequence:
tgtgcctgtaactacaaaggctccctcacccttcaaaccggaacacgacaataccaagtactgctgttttgcggtagaatatctgatgagtgggtggtgacgagcttgcacaaagctctaccaccagtaaaccaccACCAACCATCAGAATATACAGTTTATCgagataatgtattttatataaaatggacGTCCTTATTGCAAAAGACAAGTCGACACAGGCGTACAACCTAGTTGCGCCGTGTCATAGAGTTAGTCTATCGAACATCAATACTAAGTCCGTTGGGTGTAGGGGCGCACCTGGCTGTCGATGTCGCTGGGCGGGCGCGGCGTGTCCCGCGCGCGCTCGCCCGAGTCCGAGCCGCTGctcgccgcgcccgcgcccgccgcccccgcgcccgcgccccccgccgCGCCCAGCCCGCTCTCCTCCTTCTTCCTGTTGCTGCAGCGACACGAAACAGCGCTTTGATGAAAAACATTAAGCACTGCTAGATTGTCCTTTCCTTGGTTCAAGTCTTATAAAAATGTCACTGGAAActttaaaatagattatttcgAACTGTTATTGTTGAAATTaagaaaatctttattatttcttatcgatgaaatttaataatctttcgttcctttaaataaaagtatactaCTTCACTCAAGTACCTCCACGACAGCACCTCcttaaaagcacttttgaattatcattttacaagataattaaacaattaacacACTTCGCTCGGAAGAACTGGCAAATTTAATATTCGTTACCATTCATCATCACAGGATTATCCCTTATATCATTACATacaaaaattgatttatatgaaaattaacgaatactaatttaacgattttttatgccaaaataatagttatttataaatcggTCAatgaaaaattgaaatatcagGAGCAACTTACGAGTAGGGACCACCCCAGTTGCAGCATACTTGTCTAGTACAGCCCTCTAAATAATGCGGCGCCAGTAATATCTCCGGCGTCCGGCACCGCTGCATCTTTCGTAACTGCTCCATCTTCTTACCCCCCAACCCTGGATAAGGGAACATCCTATCACAGTTTTGATTGTACTGGTTACAACTGCCAACCTCATTGTATATACTCCTTATATTCTCCATACCCTGGACGTTTGCCAAACTCTGTAATGCTGATACATATTCCTCTTTATTTTCACCAAATTTTCTATATACGTTTTGACCGTTATCTTCACAATATGCGGAAAAATCGGCAATGTTTTGTCTGTCATCTGAATAAATGTTTGATGGATTCTGTGTTTGTAATCTGTTATTATTCTGAGCTGCTGTTTCATAATTGTTCGTGCTCACATCTGGTAGATAATTTCTTGGACTACTGTTCAGAACATTTCTGGGGCTTCGACAAACGTTCGAATCGTATTTCCTATTTTCGCTGATAGCTAAATAGTTTGGGGATCTCAGTGGAGCTCTGTTAACTTCGCTGCGAAGATTCGAAGGATTCTCATAGAATGTTCTCGAATCTTGACTGTACATGTTCTGGACGCGTATCTTGATGTCAGTATTGGAATTATCGTTGTTTTGAAAATTTGAGACGTTGTATTCTGGTTTTATTTCCGTGTATGTCGGGTAAAGGTTGCACGTGTGGGGTAAGACTGGGTAATTTTGGTAAGAATGTGTCATTTCTATACTAGGCCATGCGGGCGGTTCAGCGTGCGTTTTAGCTCTGGGTATCGGCTGTCTCTGTAAGCTACTGTATATTTCTTCAGCGGCCACTGGTGTTGTTTTGGCTAATTTCCCTTGTTTAATTTCCTCTTCAATAACTCTCAGTTCGGCAAGTTGCTTTTGTTTCTTTTCTTGAAGTTTCTGCTGTATGTTCACGCGGGACCCTACACTTGAACCCTCGTTTTCTGATGAGCCACCCTGAAGAGTAAACGCTTATTAAGTCTACGGTAAATCAGATGCTAGGGAACTGTATAATACATAAGTcagatgaaattttataatgagtCTCTTTtacttgaaattatttataaattattgttattgaaatattttaagtctTCTCATTTATCTAATTTAACATTACTccagataaaaatattagtgataataatatgaatgacttGCTTAGAGGTTATTTGCCCCTGGTATGTCGTAAGACATGTATCAGAAACCACTCATATCATAGACCAAGCAGAAAGGGTTAAAGCACATAAACCTTGTCATAGTATAAACAATAAAGCGTATCTCACGTGGTGGTGGTGGGCAGGCAACGGTCGACGCCAGAAGGCTGCTGGGGGCGCCGCGGGAGGTACAGTGGGAGGCGCGGCGGGGGGAGGTACGAAAGACGTTGGCTTCTTCTTCTTGCGACACCCCGCTGCGCTATAACACATACAAAACAATCAATAAACAAATTTCTTCACATCCATTCTAAAGGTACCCAAATGATACTGCTTATCGAAAAGATTATCgaagttatttcatttttaatttaagttatttcatatttatttcgcTGAAAACTTCTTGAAAAGTGTTATATAGTTTCCCCACACATTTGGAATCTTCGATTATACtcttttttatagtacaggttagtataggtaggcggacgagcatatggaccacctgattgtaagtggtcaccaacgcctatataCATTgcaattgtaagaaatgttaaccatcgcttacttcaccaatgcgccaccaaccttgggaactaagatgttatgtcccttgtgcctgttattacactggctcacgcacccttcaaaccggaacacaacaatactgagtactgctgttttgcggtagaatatctgataagtgggtggtacctacctagacgagcttgcacaaagccctaccaccagtgaactcTCGCATTCAGTATtgcaaaattatttcttatttcacCATGAATACATCCTGCCGTATTCCAATGCTTGTGGGAGGTATACCTTTACATCATTTTACATCTGACACTAGTATAATACCCATGCATCTTCATTCGTGTGTATCTGTAGTGTGTATTGTATGTATTCGTGCGcgtgtatatgtgtatattgctagatacaaaaaaatacgcGGGCTTAATTCTTACCTATTATTTACTGGGTTAGAGAACCTACAATTAAATACACCTGGTATAGCGGCATTGTCTGCCTGGCTGGGTTTACctgaaataaaagttaaaaatcgtaaattattctttaatatattttaccttttaaaaCTGGAGCATATTCAAAATTAGAgggataatttttaaataccgtTTTTATTTTGCGATGAAGCATTTGTACTATTCGTTCCTTGTTGGTGCTCTCCTAACATGTAGCCAAGTCTCCGAACgtgaaaatatctataaaaagggGTATAATTagtttaccgtaacagcctgtgaatatcccactgctgggctaaaggcctcctctcctctttttgaggagaacgtttggagcttattccaccacgctgctccaatgcgggttggtggaatacacatgtggcagaatttcagtgaaattacacacatgcaggtttcctcacgatgttttccttcaccgtaaagcacgagatgaattataatcacaaattaagcacatgaaaattcagtggtgcttgcccgggcttgaacccacgatcatcggttaaaattcacgcgttcttaccactgggccatctcggctaattaGTTTACAGaacataagaattaattttCTAAAAGGAGGACTTGCAACGGTTGGCGACGTTTACTTTTTCAAAACTGCGGTCAATCTGCGGAGATCCACTAAGCTAATACTTTTAGTAGGATTTCAAACTGGGCAAGGCGTTGTAACTAGCAAGCGGAGGGCCGGGCAGTACCTGTAGTAGAGCATCATAAAGGCGAGtccggcggcggcggcggcggcggccccggcggcggcggcggccggGCGCAGCGCGCCGCGCCACGACCACCACCACGCCGTCACCAGCACGCAGTTCTCCACGCACATCACGCAGTAGAACACCACCTGGCCGACGAGACCTCTACTTACTCACGGAAGACTAATTTGGGGGAGTTGTGTTTgtgttgttaaatatattcatattccaTATAGACGTTTGTATGTATGGTTTAAGTTCATAACAAATTTTTGGGAATCTTTCAAGAGAGTGTAGCTGTAGACTAGTATGAGATACTATGACTAAAGATGGTTAAGCAAAAGTCGGTgttgaaaatttataacaaatataatttaattgtctatctttatatgagtatttatataagttatataggaAATAGTATATTCTCGTATGTATATAATGTCAGTGAGgtgcaaatataatttactacacatacaatagcaaaaaaataatgtgagtataattaggaagatgtaaattaaaaaatatatatatttttttgtactaaaataatctttacacaattataataacatttgtgaaaaaatatgattatatcatgtaaacttataagcaaatcaatttgggcgctctcgtataattcttgctctgtccgagttttgactgtgacgtcacatcACCGGttcgttattgcgggcgactcttttgcgatacgcgcgatgttaattttttatttattttatctttctttgtgatttgacgccccacatatgttcttttacttataataatattagaacgattattaatatattattttatgctaaaatcagagcagtattttcacgtagactaacaaataatctaccgaaagtcgattttttcacaaatcactcgaaatatattagtgaccttattattattgcttattttaatattttgttaatgcagtTGATCATAACTGGATCGGCAATAAGTCTGTATTCTTCATGTAGATACTAgtgctttccgctttcgatagaagattatccgtagcagcctgtgaatgtcccactgctgggaatctaaaggcctcctctcctctttttgaggagaaggtttggagcttattccaccacgctgctccaatgcgggttggtagaattcacatgtggcagaatttcagtgaaattagacacatgcaggtttcctcacgatgttttccttcaccgtaaagcacgagatgaattataatcacagattaagcacatgaaaattcagtggtgcttgcccgggtttgaacccacgatcatcggttaagattcacgcgttcttaccactgcgcCATCAGATTATatcgatatagaatataatatacatttcttacattttaattttacgtacacAGTTCGGGGTGCGATAGATACGATATAGAGCCAcggcatattattgtaaattttcctctaatgaaagtacaaataaaattaacaacctCGAATGTGAAGGCTGCAAACATACTATGTCATTGGCAGCGCTCATAGCGATGTGAGGAGcctacttttaatgaaataatctgttacctttttttatgtaaaagggggGCAAACAGGCAGGAGGACTGTCCAAGGACAGTAACATTGGAGTGATTGCAGATGCGTTGTCGGCCTTAAAGGAATAAGTAGGCTTaggcttttcttgaaggtttttaTGACAtaacggttcggaaaagtcgccgggtAATATGGTTCCGCAGAAATGgcaggaaatgctttaaaaatagcgctgtagtagtggatttccagacatcgagatggtatggatggaatttagaatataaaCGCGATGCccggtggtgaaattcagcgcATGGGATTAATCTAAACAGTTCCTCAGATCAATCTCCGTCTCCTCCTCCTCCGCCCAaagatgagagcagtactccatgtggGGCTGAGTTTTCGCCTTGTAGAATTTTAGGCGAGGAGCTGACGTGAAGTACTAACTTACCTTGTTGAGCACACAAAGCTTTTGAAGGCTAATTTGGCTTCACCTTCATTCACCAAAGGAgtcattttagaagtcatcgcGAAAACTTGTGTCGAATTGGGGTTGAGTTGTTACAAGTTTGGTTGGCCCCAATCTCAGGCTTTGGTTActaaaaacttgttatttcagacacaagtttatactcatcgacctgttcccgacaaatattagcACGGCTGGTGTATAAGGCGTctacagtgctgtcgtctgccAACATTGAATGATGCTAATTTGCACATGTCATTAAAATACAGAAGAAGCAGAGTAGTTGGCAgctttaagtataattatatactataacatggcgattcaaaagtccctttataagcctatttgaatgACATTTGTATCATATGTACTTTATTAGACGacgtatttgactttcaaagaaacataatatggtaaaattcaatttcaatgggtcatagtcattaatgattttttcaaCTTATATCATTGCTGATACGGCGTTGTTCACAAATCATCTTCAAGATAAACAATAAACCTAAGATTAacattgaaatgcatttttcatcgataGAAACTCTTATGATAAAGCCGATATGgcgcagtggtaagaatgcgtgaatcttaaccgatgatcgtgggttcaaacccgggcaagcaccactgaattttcatgtgcttaatttgttattataattcatctcgtgcttgatggtgaaggaaaacatcgtgagaaaacctgcatgtgtcgaatttcactgaaattctgccacatgtgtattccaacaacccgcattggcgcagcgtggtggaataagctccaaaccttctcctcaaaaaaggagaggaggccttagcccagcagtgggacattcacaggctttagTGAAAtcttatgacaacactatcgttattcaacgtatcaaggcCGTTATTACaaacattctgaattatgttaatattaaacgaatacctataactagcctgtaaaaattaaatgattgatcTTAAatctaaaaacttataaatacgacaaatttgaCTACTAAGGTACTCAtattaaaatgctcatcacgaaaatatctacttgtttttgttgataatatatatagaaaaagtatttttccttAAGTTCTTTTTGTTAAGTTAGTAtgctatggtactgtataataaatataagaaagtttgttttatactaaccgaaatataaataaaatcaagaataacgcgaaaatatAGGCGAAATTGTTTGGGCAAGCgagcgacgttgggcgatgtgacgtcacgcgtcgatcggtcgctccagaaaagaatttaagaactcgtaactataaaaatttgtaaaaaaatcatttttgcagatatcgtaaCAATTCTTtcgtcagtatttttttatattttaaatatgatttattgagatcataaaaaaataagctcatcttcctaattgtGCCCTGTGAAACACCCttgtagtaaatattaatatttttgatgaatttgaacttaaatataatGACGATATGACAGATATGTTTTAGACTCTTTAGGTTTTTGGGCACTAGAGCATTATACGGTAGTCACTAAGCCACGTAAATACCTATACCACGTAAACAATTTGTGAACAAAGTTAAAAACATCTGAAAATCGAGACATACATTATAAACCAATTTAAGCAATATGTTTCTATTGTTATACAAAAAACTTTCATACACTTAACTAgacaaagatttatattttaataacagctgaattagcaaagattaaaatccgtaacagcctgtgaatgtcccattgctgggctaaggcctcctctccttttttgaggagaaggtttgtagtttattccaccacgccgctccaatgcgggttggtgaaatacgcatgtggcagaatttcagtgaaattagacacacgtagatttcctcacgatgttttccttcacgcaAGATTTACGcattcttaccattgggccatatcggcttctaaaattaaaataaactcggGAAATTATAATACCGCCTACGTTGCAGGACGAAGCGTTGCCATGTAAAAAAAGTTCTTACGTCACAACAATTGTCTTACCATTTTCTGCCTATGGTTGTGTTCCTGCAGATTGATATACGCGAACACGTATACAAAGGCGATTAGAGCTGAGAGGTATGCTTTGCGCGGACGACTTATACGTTCACCGTGGAACACGTTCTTTGGAGATATCAGCCACAGGAACATCGATACCCAATGGAGACCTGAtggaaatattcaaaaatatgaggTGGATGAGGCCCGCTAACAAAGCGGACGATATGGGTACATGTAGGATATTATTTCAACATCTCTCTGTTTACTCATTACCCATTTGCGGAGTCTACATAAGATATtgctctactggtggtagggctttgtgcaagctcgtctagataggcaccacctactcatcagatattctaccgctaaacagcagtacttgttattatagtgttccggtttgaagggtgagcgagccagtgtaattatagccacaagggacataaaatcttagtttccaaggttggtggcgcattggctatgtaagcgatggttgacatttcttacaatgccaatgtctaagggcgtttggtgaccacttactatcaggtggcccatatactcctccgccgtcctattctataaaaacaattttatttatgtacctattTATGACTTTACATGTGTATAGTTTAGCAACAGTGCTATGTCAATTTGATAGAAATTATTGGAAAAAtggttgaaattaaatattatatgatttagtTTTAGTTAAGTCTATGTGTGACATACCTATAACTAAAAACACCCAATATTCATAGACTAGAGCGTAAACGCTGAGAGCACATATCCGAGCCGACACGGTCCCCAAACGCcataaaaactgaaaaaaataataatggtaaaGGCACAAAGCTATTATACCTTTCGAAATTTTAGATTAGAACTTTGATAAGCCAATCAGAGACAAATTTGTATTCGTTTTTAGTGGAATTCAATCGTTAACGATGACAAAAACCGAAAGCATTTAGTAAAGAAGTAAAAGTAGAACGTTACTTAAATTGCTAAACAACTTGAAGTACAATAATTTGGTGTACAATAAGGCGTATATATTCTATTATGATGACACATGTGAACATTTTAGTATGAAAAACGTTATAGTGCAAACGTTGGTCTCAAATACGACCTTGAGAATGAATCTCATATCTAAAGAAGCTacacttaaatatttcattaagtaAGACGTGTTTCTCACTTGAAAGATAACTCCTAGCCAGGTGAGTACGAGACGGTGCACGTTCTGCAGGCGCACGTTCTTGCTGAAGCTGGCCAGCGCCCAGCACACGGAGAACAGCGACAGCGAAGCGGATATCACGTTGAGTTCCGCGAATGCCTTATTTGCTGTAGACAAGTGGAAAATTTTATTCCAATGCCTAAATAAACCAAACAATTGAATATGAAAAAGTTGTTGAATATTTtcgaagtatttattatttgagaCAATTCATTTGAGCCAAGATGAAAGTACaggaaaatacatataaatgctgaattttcatgtgattttctgtttataattcaactcgtgttCGGTAGTGAAGAATAATACGGTGATGACGGATGTTTCGGTTGAAATTCTACCATGTGTATATCCATCTAACCACAATGGAGTAGCGTattggaataaactctaaaccttctACTTTACTTACTACACGGAGGTTATAACTTGCTTCGATGAGTAAAAATTAAAGTCGAGGTAatctttgataaattaaaaaaaataaacataatatatttatttttatcgatataatCGATTTCCATATAATATGACTAAAGGacaaacattcaaataaacatacttttagatttataacattatcagtagaccaaaaaaaaaagttattaatctATGAGTCATAGTAATCTAGGTAGTAAGAATATCAAAACTAAGCTCTAAATTACAAACCTGCAAGCCTACCTGATGGCTCATCAACAGTTGGTTCAGGAGTGATTCCAATCAACTCGTTGGTTGACTGCAAGTCTGCGTCTTTAAGCAATATGTGGAGTTGCAGGAGCAACATCGGCGCTGCCTCACAAAACGCATGGACTAGACGTAACATacctaaagaaaataatttattttatatattttttatgacaaaaacTATGGCTCTCGATGTATGATATATATCACATAATATacactttaagaaatataaacaacttTTAACGCCGTTAAACTTGTGCCTGCAATAATGTTGGCTTACCATTTGAACCGaaacacataaatacaaattaattattatttgtggtTTGGCGGCAGAACGACTACTGAGTTGGTTGTTCtcacccaggcgagcttgcataaagcgtatttcaatttattgtttCTTGGTGGTTGGGCCTTGTGTTAGTCTTTCTGGGTAGGTTTGTCGtacattctaccaccaaacataaatacaacctaccaccaaaaataaaatacgtagtattgttttgttccggttggagagtgagagagccagtgaaactacatgcacaagggacatagcatcttagttcccaaggttatttgcaaattgacgatgtaagggatgattaatatttcttacagtttttATGGGCGGTCGTGACgatttaccatcaagtggcacATTTGCCAGTCTGATGACCtatattcaataacaaaaaaaaataaaattcaaaaagtgGTTAGCCCTTTTTTAAGGCTCACGATTTATAAGCTGTTGGTCTAGAGAATACTTACAAAGATCGCGTACTTGATGCTTGACCCTTCGTAACTCTACCGGCACGAGAAGTCGCGCATATCGCCACAGCACACCCATTTGTAAGCAGTGCAGGACAATTGGTAGCCAGGGTGGCCGGTCTTTTCGTCCTTCACTTGCCCACCATACGTGAAGGTACCATCGGAGGGATAGAACCTAAAAAAATAAGAGCATTCGTTTGTTTTAACCGGATTGCGCGACAGCAAAGCCGGTTTTGATTTTTTGGGTATTTATGTCGGATTTATACTTTCGAAGTCATTCAAAAActtcatcaattttatttaacaaagtcTCTATCGATGAGTCTAAAGTCTGAACTTTAGttttgataatcaatattatttactaaaataaagtgtaaaataataatttatgtaatattaggtccatacatatgaaattggcgttttgtacgggaggaatataaagtcaatttttttttgtaaaatatctttaattaatcaaagtatgcatcgttgttatctatgcacttttgccatctcataagtagttcattgatccctttactaaaaaaaaccatggggccgagaatcaataaattctttgaaggcggtttggactgccgcatcggagttgaatttttttccttgtaagaagttatccaaattccggaaaaaatggtaatctgttggagcaaggtccgggaagaacggtggatgtcgcagacattccaattgtagctcatctaacttagtggttgtttggtGTGCAGCGTGTGGTCTTGcattgtcgtgaagcagcagtggcgtagagcgattgaccaatctcggttgtttagcagctaatTTTTCCTTCaaggtttgcagttgctgataatagatatctgccttaatcgtttggccagattttagagagctgtagtgaacgacaccggcgctagtccaccaaacactcacaagtaactttttctgagtcaattttcgtttagggcaggatttggctgggtctccagggttcagccattgcgacgagcgcttccgattatcgtacagtatccacttttcattacaagtaatgattcgatttaaaatcccttcattattgtgtcggttgagcaaagtaacacagcagtcgacgcgtgtttgcaagttcgattcactcaattcatgaggtatccatcgttcaagtttttttactttcccaatttgcttcaagtggaattatacagttttatcacttaccccgaagtctgcagctatctctgaagtgctatTTGATGGAtctgcttccacaatagcctttaattcttcattctCCACATTGGTCTCCGTATAgcacgtaccgtgctttcttttgcgataccagcgccgtacacatcattaatccttcgagctgtttctgcagcactggtgccacggtagaactcgtactcgtaaatataccgatatttcatgttttccattgcgcggtaataagcgacgccaaagaaaaaaataatgaggaaaaaacaaatgaatgactgttttcaaaactcaaatgtaccagctaaatgaatttataaatttgaatttgaaattcttaACCAAGAggatttcagatcaaagtggtcagtacgacgaaacgctaatttcatatgtagggACCTAATATTTGTCTATACTACGCTTACATACAATTATCTGTGcgacattaaaaatgaaaacagaAAATCGctttgcttaaatatttaaacatacctGTGATATTAATAGAGAGGTGACAACTATCGATATAGTGGCTGCAAATGTACATTTATATCCTCGTTCTAATAGTGCATAGCCCATCACTAGATCGAACACGACGTCGCAAAAGTATCCGGCTAGGGATATCACGTTGAACAAAACGTCGCATAGGGGTAAAAACTCTGCCATTTTCTAACATTTCTTCTATTATCTTGATAAATCTTGCATTTCTGTCGAGAATCAAtgcaatattagttttttttcatataaaatattataagtgtgaatcgaaagttttgattttataattaatattcatatttgtatataattgtaacaatattcaaatgaaaaaaaacaatagcaaaatataatttaaaagaaattgaaagaaaaaacaaGTGTTCCAAGTTAACAAACAGCTAATAATTATAGGATATTAAAGATCACGTATATACAGAATACTATGGATAAATTTAacgtattattttttgaataaaataagttgCTTTTAAGTTCAAAAACTGTTTAATAtacaaagaataatatttaaatgtattcaaaTGAACGTTTCCATAATTTTACGTTGACAAGTCGCGTCAATCGTCATCAACTTGACAGCAAATAGTAAACGTCAAAAAGTTGTTAGTGGGCAACTTGAATTTGTTTGCGATTAAATTACTCATTTAACAGTGcctttaacataatataattaaaaatgtctaaTTATACAGATTTAGTAAGTAAAATGGGCAAAGATAGTTCTAGGGCAGCGTGCAAGAAGTGCGGTTATGCAGGACACTTAACTTTCCAATGCAGAAACTTTAtaaaagtaagtatttacaaacaAGTTATTGATAGACTTTAGAAGTAGTTATTTATCGtaaatttatactatttaaagcttaaactttataacaaatataatggaaatcttaacatattattatttgtattatttaacaatgtgcaatgtatatattttactatttaaaataatataaagttacaggaaaaaagccaaga
This window harbors:
- the LOC126777158 gene encoding uncharacterized protein LOC126777158; this translates as MAEFLPLCDVLFNVISLAGYFCDVVFDLVMGYALLERGYKCTFAATISIVVTSLLISQVLSLRWYLHVWWASEGRKDRPPWLPIVLHCLQMGVLWRYARLLVPVELRRVKHQVRDLCMLRLVHAFCEAAPMLLLQLHILLKDADLQSTNELIGITPEPTVDEPSANKAFAELNVISASLSLFSVCWALASFSKNVRLQNVHRLVLTWLGVIFQFLWRLGTVSARICALSVYALVYEYWVFLVIGLHWVSMFLWLISPKNVFHGERISRPRKAYLSALIAFVYVFAYINLQEHNHRQKMVVFYCVMCVENCVLVTAWWWSWRGALRPAAAAAGAAAAAAAGLAFMMLYYRYFHVRRLGYMLGEHQQGTNSTNASSQNKNGKPSQADNAAIPGVFNCRFSNPVNNSAAGCRKKKKPTSFVPPPAAPPTVPPAAPPAAFWRRPLPAHHHHGGSSENEGSSVGSRVNIQQKLQEKKQKQLAELRVIEEEIKQGKLAKTTPVAAEEIYSSLQRQPIPRAKTHAEPPAWPSIEMTHSYQNYPVLPHTCNLYPTYTEIKPEYNVSNFQNNDNSNTDIKIRVQNMYSQDSRTFYENPSNLRSEVNRAPLRSPNYLAISENRKYDSNVCRSPRNVLNSSPRNYLPDVSTNNYETAAQNNNRLQTQNPSNIYSDDRQNIADFSAYCEDNGQNVYRKFGENKEEYVSALQSLANVQGMENIRSIYNEVGSCNQYNQNCDRMFPYPGLGGKKMEQLRKMQRCRTPEILLAPHYLEGCTRQVCCNWGGPYSNRKKEESGLGAAGGAGAGAAGAGAASSGSDSGERARDTPRPPSDIDSQISLPRSYTLPREFRYWRRRPRLRDTHVPSNNSSDGDVDSADNDSDNRSNCSASSQIQPPTYGDGFQYRPDMRQDERYNENVYACPDRRRRGFRKQGPKPETKL